Genomic DNA from Rana temporaria chromosome 1, aRanTem1.1, whole genome shotgun sequence:
TTGCGCTCACTGTCCTTAGTACAGATAATAGTTTACCTCGCCAAACTCAATGAAGGTCTCAAGAATTCCAATTCCTTAGCATGAATGTATTCTTTGATGTGACATGCCGCCGATCCACTCCTGTTACTTGTTACCAGTCTCATGTATCTTGCATAGGCGTCACGAAAGCTCTTCCATTTGTCTTTTATCTGTTTCActgtcaaaaacaaaataaaataatatatattattttctttgtagatATTTATCAACTGGACAGTCTCTTGGAAGTCTACATTATGCCTTCCGTATAGGCAAGTCGACAGCGAGTTATATTATACGTGACACCTGCTCTGCTATATGGGAGGTTCTCCAGGAGGTAGTGTTCAAGAAACCTACTGCACAGGAATGGGCACAGATTGCGGAGGTATTCTGGCAACGCTGCAACTTTCCTAATTGTgtcggagcaatagatgggaagcacatTAGGATTGTGAAGCCCATGAGAAGTGGAAGTGAATTCTTCAATTACAAGAAATATTTCTCTTTTGTATTGATGGCTGTAGCAGATGCAAACTACTGTTTTACTTACATAGACATTGGGTCATATGGGAGCAGCGCGGACTCAACCATCTTTGGAAACTCGAACTTTGGTCAAATGCTGCGATCAGATGATCTTGACCTACCACAATGCCGTCCTCTCCCAGGCACAAATGGCCCTCCACTACCAAGTGTTTTTGTGGGTGATGAGGCCTTTTCTTTGGGGACAAACCTCCTGCGGCCTTATTCGGGGCATAGTTTGACAGAGGAGAGAAGGGTATTCAACTACCGCCTAACCCGGGCACGGCGAGTAGTTGAATGCACTTTTGGAATACTTGCCAATAAGTGGCGGCTTCTGCACACTCCCATAGTGTTAAACATGCAGAATGCCGTCACGGCTGTCAAAGCTGCGTGCGCCTTGCACAATTTTGTGAGGCAGCGCGATGGCTTCGATTTCGAAGAACCGGTTACTGAGACTCTGGAAAGAGCTCAGTGGACTGGTGTCCGTGGGAACAGGCAGGGCTCCCATGTACGGGATCAGTATGCCGCATATTTTATGTCTCCTGAAGGACAGGTGCCATGGCAGCTGGATTCcatttaattattaatattattctttttttgtgAGACTGTCAATGCTTGACGTACTTTTTTGAAGAATACATCATATGctgttgtaataaaataaaataaaaatatgttattAATGTATTAAGAAGTctcatgtttgttttattttgaggttttttttaaatcggtgtcATGGTGTCAGGATGGGAACAATAACTCACAGGTCCTGCCTCAGTGGTAACATAGGGTTGTTGGTTACTAGGAAGGGGAGTATCCCCCCAATGGGGGCACTGTACTGTATACATAACTGATGTACTGAtgcactgataacaatgatggtatACTAATCCTCCTAGGTGGAATAGTATACCATCATTGTTATCATTGAATAATACAGtgcagtgccccattgtt
This window encodes:
- the LOC120915258 gene encoding protein ALP1-like is translated as MNDDEMACMMAAVTATSYMLYQGQRRRKRARRYWIHPVIAGREETGQFWVLYKDLREHEEKFLDYTRMSMKSFDELLELLSGRLQRMDTYFRNSIPPVERLIITLRYLSTGQSLGSLHYAFRIGKSTASYIIRDTCSAIWEVLQEVVFKKPTAQEWAQIAEVFWQRCNFPNCVGAIDGKHIRIVKPMRSGSEFFNYKKYFSFVLMAVADANYCFTYIDIGSYGSSADSTIFGNSNFGQMLRSDDLDLPQCRPLPGTNGPPLPSVFVGDEAFSLGTNLLRPYSGHSLTEERRVFNYRLTRARRVVECTFGILANKWRLLHTPIVLNMQNAVTAVKAACALHNFVRQRDGFDFEEPVTETLERAQWTGVRGNRQGSHVRDQYAAYFMSPEGQVPWQLDSI